A window of the Brassica napus cultivar Da-Ae chromosome A2, Da-Ae, whole genome shotgun sequence genome harbors these coding sequences:
- the LOC106351446 gene encoding uncharacterized protein LOC106351446, producing the protein MGPDKHSTRLLNTLKMERVRTILTHTYPYPHEHSRHAIIAVFLGCLFFISSDNMHTLIEKFSLKWWSMYACLLGFFYFFSSPFIGKTIRPNYSNFSRWYIAWILVAALYHLPNFLSMGLDLRMNLSLFLTIYISSIVFLVVFHIIFLALWYVGLVSRVAGRRPEILTILQNCAVLSMACCIFYSHCGNRAILRQKPPGRQYSSLFSFWKREHRHNTWIAQLIRMNKLKDQVCSSWFAPVGSASDYPLLSKWFIYGEIACNGSCPDSSSEISPIYSLWATFIGLYIANYVVERSTGWALTHPLSVDKVEKLKKEQMKPNFLDMVPWYSGTSADLFKTVFDLLVSVTVFLGRFDMRMLQAAMTKSCDGTKREELLYDHLANKDNFWFDFMADTGDGGNSSYAVAKLLAQPTLQVSVDGETRPLPRGNVLLIGGDLAYPNPSAFTYEKRLFCPFEYALQPPHWYKNDSIAVDKPELPEGVKDLKDYDGPQCFLIPGNHDWFDGLNTFMRYICHKSWLGGWLMPQKKSYFALQLPKGWWVFGLDLALHGDIDVDQFKFFAELVKEKVKEDDAVIIITHEPSWLLDWYWSSDTGQNVRHLICDVLNYRCKLRMAGDLHHYMRHSSTQSDAPVHVQHLLVNGCGGAFLHPTHVFSKFSKYYGASYASKAAYPSFHDSSKIALGNILKFRKKNWQFDFIGGIIYFILVFSLFPQCKLAHILRGDSFSGHLESFLGTVWNAFVYVMEQSYVSFTGVLVLLITAIIFVPSKISRKKRVVIGVLHVTAHLMAALILMLMLELGIEICIQHNLLANSGYHTLYQWYKSVESEHFPDPTGLRARIEQWTFGLYPACIKYLMSAFDVPEVMAVTRTNICKEGMESLSRSGAVIYYASVFLYFWVFSTPVVSLVFGSYLYICINWLHIHFDEAFSSLRIANYKSFTRFHIKENKDIEVFTLAVDKVPKDWKLDKDWDAEPKQSGVMSHKREFPSKWCASSAQQDPVATVKVVDYFLIHRSQNQNGEC; encoded by the exons ATGGGCCCTGACAAACACTCGACTCGTTTATTGAATACCCTCAAAATGGAGAGGGTCAGAACGATTCTAACCCATACTTACCCTTACCCGCATGAGCATTCTCGCCATGCTATCATTGCTGTCTTTCTCGGCTGCCTATTCTTTATTTCTTCCGATAACATGCACACCCTCATAGAAAAGTTTTCCCTCAAGTGGTGGTCCATGTACGCATGCCTGCTCGGATTCTTCTACttcttttcttctccttttATTGGCAAGACCATCAGACCAAACTACTCCAACTTCAGTCGGTGGTACATTGCCTGGATTTTAGTTGCAGCTTTGTATCATCTTCCTAACTTTCTGTCAATGGGTTTGGATTTGAGGATGAATTTGTCCTTGTTTTTGACTATTTACATTTCTTCAATAGTCTTCCTTGTTGTCTTCCACATCATTTTTCTTGCCCTTTGGTATGTTGGTCTTGTTTCTCGCGTGGCTGGAAGACGCCCTGAGATCTTAACCATTCTTCAAAACTGCGCT GTTCTTAGCATGGCTTGCTGCATCTTTTACAGCCATTGTGGTAATCGAGCTATTCTCAGGCAAAAGCCTcctggaagacagtattctagCTTGTTTTCATTCTGGAAAAGAGAACATAGGCACAATACATGGATCGCACAATTAATTCGTATGAATAAGCTGAAAGACCAAGTCTGCTCCTCGTGGTTTGCTCCTGTTGGATCTGCAAGTGACTATCCACTGTTATCCAAATGGTTCATTTATGGAGAG attGCGTGCAATGGTTCGTGTCCTGATTCATCTAGCGAAATTTCTCCCATATACTCATTGTGGGCCACATTTATTGGTCTTTACATTGCCAATTATGTAGTGGAGAGATCAACAGG GTGGGCTTTGACACACCCTCTGTCAGTAGACAAAGTTGAGAAGCTGAAGAAGGAGCAAATGAAACCAAATTTCTTAGATATGGTTCCTTGGTATTCAGG aaCATCGGCTGATTTGTTTAAAACTGTGTTTGACCTCCTCGTATCAGTAACGGTCTTTCTTGGCCGCTTTGACATGCGGATGCTGCAG GCTGCAATGACCAAATCTTGTGATGGAACCAAGAGGGAAGAACTTTTATATGACCACCTTGCTAATAAGGAcaatttttggtttgatttcaTGGCGGACACTGGTGATGGTGGGAACTCATCATACGCTGTAGCGAAACTTCTTGCTCAGCCTACTCTCCAAGTCTCGGTGGATGGTGAAACTAGACCGTTGCCTCGGGGTAATGTACTGCTTATTGGAGGAGATCTTGC GTACCCCAATCCATCAGCGTTTACATATGAAAAACGTCTCTTTTGTCCATTTGAGTATGCGCTACAGCCTCCCCATTGGTATAAAAATGACTCTATCGCCGTTGACAAGCCAGAATTACCTGAGGGAGTGAAAGATCTAAAGGATTATGATGGTCCCCAATGTTTTCTCATCCCTGGAAACCATG ACTGGTTTGACGGACTCAATACATTCATGAGGTATATATGCCATAAGAGTTGGTTAGGCGGCTGGTTAATGCCCCAGAAGAAAAGCTATTTTGCGTTGCAGCTACCTAAGGGATGGTGGGTGTTTGGTTTGGATCTTGCACTTCATGGTGATATTGATGTTGACCAGTTCAAATTCTTCGCCGAATTGGTGAAGGAGAAG GTTAAGGAGGATGATGCAGTGATCATTATCACGCATGAACCGAGCTGGCTTCTTGATTGGTACTGGAGCAGCGATACAGGGCAGAACGTGAGGCATCTGATATGCGACGTTTTAAACTACAGGTGTAAACTCAGAATGGCAGGGGATTTGCATCATTATATGCGACATTCATCTACTCAATCAGATGCGCCCGTCCATGTCCAACATCTTCTTGTTAATGGCTGTGGAGGAGCTTTTCTACATCCCACCCATGTGTTCAGCAAATTTTCAAAGTACTATGGGGCTTCCTATGCAAGCAAGGCGGCCTACCCTTCTTTTCATGATTCTAGCAAG ATTGCTTTGGGGAATATTTTGAAGTTCCGGAAAAAGAACTGGCAATTTGATTTCATAGGTGGCATTATATACTTTATCTTGGTCTTTTCATTGTTCCCTCAG TGTAAGCTAGCCCACATCTTACGAGGTGATTCGTTTTCTGGACACCTGGAGAGTTTCTTAGGAACAGTGTGGAACGCTTTTGTGTATGTGATGGAACAATCATACGTGTCGTTTACGGGTGTCCTGGTGTTGCTAATCACTGCAATCATATTTGTGCCCTCAAAGATATCTCGGAAGAAAAGAGTGGTAATCGGAGTTCTCCATGTTACTGCGCACCTGATGGCAGCTCTGATTCTCATGTTGATGTTGGAACTAGGCATAGAGATCTGTATTCAACATAATCTACTTGCAAATTCTG GGTATCATACGTTGTATCAGTGGTACAAATCAGTGGAAAGCGAGCATTTCCCGGACCCTACTGGCCTTAGAGCCCGTATTGAACAATGGACGTTTGGCCTTTATCCAGCGTGTATCAAGTATCTTATGTCAGCATTTGATGTTCCTGAG GTGATGGCGGTTACCCGGACCAACATATGCAAAGAAGGAATGGAATCTCTGTCCCGAAGCGGAGCTGTCATATATTATGCTTCTGTCTTCCTTTACTTCTGGGTCTTTTCAACACCTGTGGTGTCTTTGGTGTTTGGAAGCTACTTGTATATCTGCATCAACTGGCTCCACATCCACTTTGATGAAGCTTTCTCTTCACTCCGCATTGCCAATTACAAATCTTTCACTCGTTTCCACATCAAAGAGAATAAAGACATTGAAGTATTCACTCTCGCGGTTGacaag GTGCCAAAAGACTGGAAGCTGGACAAAGATTGGGATGCAGAGCCGAAACAGAGTGGGGTGATGAGCCATAAGAGAGAGTTTCCAAGTAAATGGTGTGCATCATCAGCGCAACAAGACCCTGTTGCTACCGTGAAAGTAGTTGATTATTTCCTTATTCATAGATCACAGAACCAAAATGGAGAATGTTAG